A genomic window from Candidatus Kouleothrix ribensis includes:
- a CDS encoding multicopper oxidase domain-containing protein, whose product MNTVRASRLPFIIVALALVATLAACSGSATPLGPTQAKAPTVVRAAAPASTPAPVSNTSGPALGTIEIKAIDLGFQPTTLNVDKPGTYTIKFTNDGAIPHDITFPNGTRLTANAKETKTAAIDVPASGLSFICSVPGHADAGMKGTISVGGATAGHANADDHGGPPPTSDVLPNDQAPPYTLYDASAPAALAGTTHDIDLVIEEKDMTVAKGFVQHVWTFGGTVPGPVIRVKVGDLIRIHLKNPATSQLAHSVDFHASQVAWNDEMTSINPGEEKLYEWKADYAGVWMYHCGTSPALHHIANGMYGMVIVEPAAGLPAVDKEFALVQSEWYLGPQGQPASLTKAAAGAPAPDYVVFNGVANQYKDNPIKVGTGEKVRVFILNAGPSIDSSFHVVGTIFNTVIKEGVVLSPDNAGHYGSQAVDLAPAQGAIIEFTTAEDGLYPIVTHAFNFVGRGALGLFQAGDGDPHK is encoded by the coding sequence ATGAACACTGTTCGCGCATCTCGGCTACCCTTCATCATCGTTGCGCTTGCACTCGTGGCCACATTAGCCGCCTGTAGCGGCTCGGCCACCCCGCTCGGGCCAACCCAGGCCAAGGCGCCTACAGTCGTTCGCGCAGCTGCGCCGGCCAGCACTCCTGCGCCGGTCTCGAATACGAGCGGCCCGGCATTAGGCACGATCGAGATCAAGGCGATCGATCTAGGCTTCCAGCCCACCACGCTCAATGTCGACAAGCCCGGCACCTATACGATCAAGTTCACGAACGATGGCGCGATTCCGCACGATATTACGTTTCCCAACGGCACCAGGCTCACCGCAAATGCGAAAGAGACTAAGACCGCCGCGATTGATGTGCCGGCAAGCGGCCTCAGCTTTATTTGTTCGGTGCCCGGCCATGCCGACGCAGGTATGAAAGGCACGATCTCAGTCGGCGGCGCGACCGCCGGCCACGCCAACGCCGACGATCATGGCGGCCCGCCGCCCACCTCCGATGTCCTACCCAACGATCAGGCTCCGCCCTACACGCTCTACGATGCCAGCGCGCCCGCAGCACTCGCCGGCACCACCCACGATATCGATCTGGTGATCGAAGAGAAAGACATGACCGTGGCTAAGGGCTTCGTGCAGCATGTGTGGACCTTCGGCGGCACCGTGCCAGGGCCGGTGATCCGCGTGAAAGTTGGCGATCTCATCCGCATCCATCTCAAGAACCCGGCCACCAGCCAGCTCGCACACTCGGTCGATTTCCACGCCAGCCAGGTTGCCTGGAACGACGAGATGACCTCGATCAACCCTGGCGAAGAGAAGCTGTACGAATGGAAGGCCGACTATGCCGGTGTGTGGATGTACCATTGCGGCACTTCGCCAGCACTGCACCATATCGCCAATGGAATGTACGGCATGGTGATTGTCGAGCCGGCTGCCGGGCTTCCTGCGGTCGATAAAGAGTTTGCGCTGGTGCAGAGCGAGTGGTATCTCGGCCCGCAAGGCCAGCCCGCCAGCCTGACCAAGGCCGCCGCCGGTGCGCCCGCGCCCGACTACGTTGTCTTCAATGGTGTAGCCAATCAATACAAAGATAACCCGATCAAGGTTGGTACCGGCGAGAAGGTGCGCGTGTTCATCCTCAACGCCGGCCCAAGCATCGATAGCTCATTCCATGTCGTGGGGACGATCTTCAACACCGTGATCAAAGAGGGTGTCGTCCTCTCCCCCGATAACGCCGGCCACTATGGCTCGCAGGCCGTCGACCTTGCGCCGGCCCAGGGTGCGATTATCGAGTTTACCACAGCGGAAGATGGGCTCTATCCGATCGTCACCCACGCGTTCAATTTCGTCGGCCGCGGCGCGCTTGGTCTGTTCCAGGCCGGCGACGGCGATCCGCATAAGTAG
- a CDS encoding Crp/Fnr family transcriptional regulator, producing the protein MSDEQLAIVRKVSFCIALPEGAIAALAAIAGRMQRPAGTLLQIEGEPATIMYLVGSGQVKIARIGMNGREQVLNIIGPGGHFNTIPMFDGGVCPANAEALTDVVLLMLPRAALLAVVESQPALALALLKEFTGRLRHMVDLVDRLALHTVHGRLAGLLLEQAGAAEHGVAQPALTQAEMAARLGTVREMVGRTLKTFEVLGLLRLERGVITIIDREGLAAQAEA; encoded by the coding sequence GTGAGCGACGAACAGCTAGCGATCGTGCGGAAGGTGAGCTTCTGTATCGCCCTACCCGAGGGGGCCATCGCCGCACTTGCAGCGATTGCGGGGCGGATGCAGCGCCCGGCTGGCACACTGCTGCAGATCGAGGGCGAGCCGGCGACGATCATGTACCTGGTTGGCAGTGGCCAGGTGAAGATCGCGCGGATTGGCATGAATGGGCGCGAGCAGGTGCTGAACATTATCGGGCCGGGCGGGCATTTCAACACCATCCCCATGTTTGACGGTGGTGTGTGCCCGGCCAATGCCGAAGCTCTGACCGACGTGGTGCTACTGATGCTGCCACGGGCAGCGCTGCTGGCGGTGGTCGAAAGCCAGCCTGCGCTGGCGCTGGCGCTGCTGAAAGAGTTTACCGGCCGGCTACGCCACATGGTCGATCTGGTTGACCGGCTGGCGCTGCACACGGTACATGGGCGGCTGGCCGGGCTATTGCTCGAGCAAGCCGGCGCGGCCGAGCACGGCGTAGCGCAGCCCGCGCTGACGCAGGCCGAGATGGCGGCACGCCTGGGGACGGTGCGCGAGATGGTGGGGCGTACGCTGAAGACCTTCGAAGTGCTTGGGCTGCTGCGGCTCGAGCGCGGCGTGATCACGATCATCGATCGCGAGGGATTGGCAGCGCAGGCCGAGGCTTAG
- a CDS encoding STAS domain-containing protein — protein sequence MELYTTHYHGQTIISVLRLVGKLDAVSYLDLIDKARSIVGEGTRQIVLDLSALTYISSAGLMALHYITVLLRGGAPLDPEAGWSALHAVAEDLGESAQHNVNLLNPQPHVLRTLERVRFTAFLSSYTTLDDAISAFAPSPDRRSQTDRPLRYLRALNAPDSPPKPDEPA from the coding sequence ATGGAACTGTATACCACGCACTATCACGGCCAGACAATCATCTCGGTGTTGCGGCTGGTTGGCAAGCTCGATGCGGTTAGCTACCTCGATCTCATCGATAAGGCCAGGTCGATCGTTGGCGAGGGCACGCGCCAGATCGTGCTCGACCTCAGCGCGTTGACCTATATCAGTAGCGCCGGGCTTATGGCTCTACATTACATAACTGTTCTGCTACGCGGCGGCGCACCGCTTGATCCCGAGGCCGGCTGGAGCGCATTACACGCGGTTGCCGAAGATCTCGGCGAATCAGCTCAACATAACGTAAATCTACTCAATCCACAGCCGCACGTACTACGCACGCTCGAGCGCGTACGTTTCACCGCGTTCCTGAGCAGCTACACCACGCTCGACGACGCGATCAGCGCGTTTGCGCCGTCGCCCGATCGGCGCAGCCAGACCGATCGGCCCCTGCGCTATCTGCGCGCGCTCAATGCACCCGACTCGCCGCCCAAACCCGATGAACCAGCCTAA
- a CDS encoding cupin domain-containing protein, which translates to MLTAEQVIALLALEPLPIEGGYFRRSYTSEDLIATAALPARYAGARQLCGAIYYMLHANEFSALHRLATDEIYHFYLGDPLELLLLYPDGSHVVHVLGPDLLAGQLVQLAVPRGVWQGSRLRAGGRFALLGTTMAPAYDQADFELGERAVLLQQYPACSDLINALTRHSR; encoded by the coding sequence ATGCTGACTGCCGAGCAGGTGATCGCACTACTGGCGCTTGAGCCGCTGCCAATCGAGGGCGGCTACTTCCGGCGCAGCTATACATCGGAGGATCTGATCGCCACAGCAGCGCTACCGGCGCGCTATGCTGGTGCGCGGCAGCTGTGTGGCGCGATCTATTACATGCTGCACGCCAACGAGTTCTCGGCGCTGCATCGGCTGGCCACCGACGAGATCTATCACTTCTACCTGGGCGACCCGCTTGAATTGCTGCTGCTCTACCCCGACGGGAGCCACGTGGTGCATGTGCTTGGGCCGGATCTGCTGGCCGGCCAGCTGGTGCAGCTGGCCGTGCCGCGCGGCGTGTGGCAGGGGTCGCGGCTACGGGCGGGCGGGCGCTTTGCGCTGCTGGGCACCACCATGGCGCCGGCCTACGACCAGGCCGACTTCGAGCTAGGCGAGCGTGCCGTGCTGTTGCAGCAGTACCCGGCCTGTAGCGACCTGATCAATGCGCTGACGCGACATAGCCGATAA
- a CDS encoding glucose 1-dehydrogenase translates to MHTPDVPPISGLLDFSGKVVLITGAAGGIGQGIATRFAAAGAQVAAHYHTSAAEAEQLIARITAAGGRAAGFAADLTDEHAVAQLLARTIERFGRLDVLVNNAARQTHASLLEMSVQEWDAMIAATLRSVFLCTQAAARQMIAQNSGGAIVNVTSIEAERAAPTHSHYNAAKAGVLMHTRAAANELGLHGIRVNALAPGLIWREGLAQDWPEGVARWQQTAPLQRLGQPEDIADACLFLASPASRWISGANLVVDGGVMSTRSF, encoded by the coding sequence ATGCACACACCTGATGTGCCGCCAATCAGCGGTCTGCTCGACTTCAGCGGCAAAGTCGTATTGATCACCGGCGCGGCCGGCGGGATCGGCCAGGGGATTGCGACGCGTTTTGCTGCGGCAGGCGCGCAGGTGGCCGCACACTACCACACCAGCGCCGCTGAAGCCGAGCAGCTCATCGCGCGGATCACGGCGGCTGGCGGGCGCGCGGCCGGCTTCGCGGCCGACCTGACCGACGAACACGCGGTGGCGCAGCTGCTGGCGCGCACGATCGAACGCTTTGGACGCCTCGACGTACTTGTCAACAACGCCGCGCGGCAGACGCACGCGAGCCTACTTGAGATGAGCGTACAGGAATGGGACGCGATGATCGCGGCAACCCTGCGCAGCGTATTTCTGTGTACCCAGGCGGCAGCACGCCAGATGATCGCCCAGAACAGCGGCGGCGCGATCGTCAATGTCACCTCGATCGAGGCCGAGCGCGCGGCGCCGACACATAGCCACTACAATGCCGCGAAGGCCGGCGTGCTGATGCACACGCGCGCGGCGGCCAACGAGCTGGGCCTACACGGCATCCGCGTAAACGCGCTGGCTCCAGGCCTGATCTGGCGCGAGGGACTCGCCCAGGATTGGCCGGAGGGGGTTGCGCGCTGGCAGCAGACGGCCCCACTACAGCGGCTGGGCCAGCCCGAGGATATCGCCGACGCATGCCTGTTCCTGGCGTCGCCAGCGTCGCGCTGGATCAGCGGTGCCAACCTTGTGGTTGACGGCGGTGTTATGTCTACTCGAAGCTTCTAG
- the nosZ gene encoding Sec-dependent nitrous-oxide reductase gives MRTLHRRWLVMAATLLALAAALSACSLASQANQQVVPGAEQAALSTYVPGGKLDEFYMFSSGGHSGQVFVYGIPSMRRLRTLDVFTSDPATGYGYSGESRAMMQGLTWGDTHHPALSETGGDYDGRWLFINDNANSRIARIDLQNFQTRQILGPIPNLSGLHGGPFVTPNTEYVFGSTRFAIPIPKGSYVPLDQYAEKYFSPVAGVKVDKTSGEMTLAWQVLLPPIDLDLADSGKKDSDGWVFFSSYNSEMAHENLEVNASQNDRDFLVALNWKAAEAAAAANKGEQVDGVQMLDPRKTPGIAYLIPVAKSPHGADVSPDGKYIVASGKLASQTTVFEFAKIKAAAENNDTEATFWGLPVLKYDSVRVAEVPVGNGPLHTQFDGKGFAYTSLFVDSAVAKWRLGPPWDVVDTVPVQYNVGHIAAAEGDTVNPDGHWLVALNKLSKDRYLSVGPSKPESLQLIDISGDKMKVVYDAPVDLEPHYSQIIKADKIKAIDVYPKDEKRPNSVWAPEQARIERNGKEVTVYAMAVRSHFVPEKIDVNLGDHVTIYITNIEQTIDESHGLGIDEYNINIQIDPGETKTVEFTANKPGVFAFYCTNFCSALHQEMQGYLLVKPQ, from the coding sequence ATGCGTACCCTTCACCGGCGTTGGTTGGTTATGGCGGCAACCCTGCTAGCGTTAGCGGCCGCGCTCAGCGCGTGTAGCTTAGCATCGCAGGCAAATCAGCAAGTTGTGCCTGGGGCTGAGCAGGCCGCGCTCAGCACGTACGTGCCGGGCGGCAAGCTCGACGAATTCTACATGTTCTCATCGGGCGGTCACTCAGGGCAAGTGTTCGTCTATGGCATCCCCTCGATGCGGCGGCTGCGCACGCTCGACGTCTTCACCAGCGACCCAGCTACCGGCTACGGCTACAGTGGCGAGAGCCGCGCGATGATGCAGGGCCTGACCTGGGGCGACACGCATCACCCGGCGCTCAGCGAGACCGGCGGCGACTACGATGGGCGCTGGCTGTTCATCAACGATAACGCCAACTCGCGGATCGCACGGATCGATCTGCAGAATTTCCAGACCAGGCAGATCCTCGGCCCGATCCCGAATCTGTCGGGGTTGCACGGCGGCCCGTTCGTGACGCCCAACACCGAGTATGTCTTCGGCTCAACGCGCTTCGCCATTCCGATCCCCAAGGGCAGCTACGTGCCGCTCGACCAGTATGCAGAGAAATATTTCTCGCCCGTCGCCGGCGTGAAGGTTGACAAGACCAGCGGCGAAATGACACTGGCCTGGCAGGTTCTGCTGCCGCCGATCGACCTCGACCTGGCCGACTCGGGCAAGAAAGACAGCGATGGCTGGGTGTTCTTTAGCTCGTACAACTCCGAGATGGCCCACGAGAATCTCGAAGTCAATGCCTCGCAGAACGATCGCGACTTCCTGGTGGCGCTGAACTGGAAAGCCGCCGAAGCCGCAGCGGCCGCGAATAAGGGCGAGCAGGTCGATGGCGTGCAAATGCTCGACCCGCGCAAGACTCCTGGAATCGCCTACCTGATTCCGGTGGCCAAGAGCCCACATGGCGCGGATGTCTCACCCGATGGCAAATACATCGTTGCCTCGGGTAAGCTGGCCTCACAGACCACCGTCTTCGAGTTTGCGAAGATCAAGGCCGCAGCCGAGAACAACGACACCGAGGCAACCTTCTGGGGCCTGCCGGTGCTGAAATACGACTCGGTGCGCGTGGCCGAGGTGCCGGTGGGGAATGGCCCGCTGCACACGCAGTTCGACGGTAAGGGCTTTGCCTATACCAGCCTGTTCGTCGATAGTGCGGTAGCCAAGTGGCGGCTCGGCCCGCCGTGGGATGTCGTCGACACCGTGCCGGTGCAGTACAATGTCGGCCATATCGCCGCTGCCGAAGGCGACACCGTGAATCCGGATGGGCACTGGCTGGTAGCGCTAAACAAACTGTCGAAGGATCGCTACCTGTCGGTTGGCCCATCCAAACCCGAGAGCCTGCAGCTGATCGACATTTCGGGCGACAAGATGAAAGTGGTCTACGACGCGCCGGTTGATCTCGAGCCGCACTACTCGCAGATCATCAAGGCCGACAAGATCAAGGCGATCGATGTCTACCCCAAGGACGAGAAGCGGCCCAACTCGGTCTGGGCACCCGAGCAGGCGCGGATCGAACGCAATGGCAAGGAAGTCACGGTATACGCAATGGCGGTGCGCAGCCATTTCGTGCCAGAGAAGATCGACGTGAACCTGGGCGACCATGTGACGATCTACATCACCAACATCGAGCAGACGATCGATGAGTCGCATGGCCTGGGCATCGACGAATACAATATCAACATCCAGATCGACCCCGGCGAGACCAAGACAGTTGAGTTCACTGCCAACAAGCCGGGCGTGTTCGCCTTCTACTGCACCAACTTCTGCTCGGCGCTGCACCAGGAGATGCAAGGGTACCTGCTGGTCAAGCCGCAGTAG
- a CDS encoding FixH family protein yields MYRILTIIVLALMLASCGTRGQTQTQGDLSVTLETNPAPPIADRPTTFTITIRRGGAPLDGAYVTLAREMPGMEHRGDEGRLIAQSLGAGRYEALSAFTMGSRWDVVVGVTPTNEQPQAVTFSLDVEQP; encoded by the coding sequence ATGTATCGGATCCTAACAATCATCGTGCTGGCGCTGATGCTGGCCAGCTGCGGCACGCGTGGGCAGACGCAGACGCAAGGCGACCTGAGCGTGACGCTCGAGACCAACCCGGCGCCACCGATTGCCGACCGGCCAACCACATTCACCATCACGATCCGGCGCGGCGGCGCGCCACTCGACGGCGCATATGTAACGTTGGCCCGCGAGATGCCAGGAATGGAGCATCGCGGCGACGAGGGCCGGCTAATTGCACAGTCGCTCGGCGCCGGCCGCTACGAGGCGCTGTCGGCATTTACAATGGGCAGCCGGTGGGATGTGGTAGTAGGCGTTACACCTACGAACGAGCAGCCACAGGCTGTAACCTTTTCGCTCGATGTCGAACAGCCGTAG
- the nosD gene encoding nitrous oxide reductase family maturation protein NosD — translation MLPRVSTIVLLLALLPLRAPAQADAQALRVGPGGDYTSLTDALAAAQPGAVIELLEGVQTGQWTIDKPLTLSGQPGAVLDGAGKGTLLTIAAAGVLIEGLSIRNSGNSLLNDDAAIKVTASDTRIINNRLADIHHAIYVRDGAAHTLIRGNSIHGREALVPEDRGNAIHLWNAPDALVEQNIVEGVRDGIYVGFAPRSSFRANVFRRVRYGIHFMYADDNLFEDNSFEQSEAGAALMYSRHITLRRNTFAFSRSSRAYGLLLQECDNVLAEDNLLIGNSRALFVNVTRDSQFTHNLFAANDLAVQIYAAATNNRFSGNDFVANMRLVELDQAGSTNWDGNYWEEYHGLDMDSDGYGDGAFSTGDPLGTLTTDHPQLKLFRYSPAVQALEASERAFPVIELPAITDAHPAMRPVAQSSGRLPVLPSPPRGGGQIILVALACILAALGVAWVGRTGPRGMRAAVERRQKPAQLTSSAAHRTIVSPYHVEPDND, via the coding sequence ATGTTGCCCAGAGTATCGACAATTGTGCTGCTGCTCGCGCTGTTGCCGCTACGCGCACCTGCCCAGGCCGACGCGCAGGCGTTGCGCGTCGGGCCTGGCGGTGACTACACCAGCCTGACTGACGCGCTGGCAGCCGCGCAGCCGGGCGCAGTGATTGAGCTACTGGAGGGCGTACAGACCGGCCAGTGGACAATCGACAAGCCGCTGACGCTGAGCGGCCAACCGGGCGCCGTGCTCGACGGCGCTGGCAAGGGCACGCTGCTGACGATCGCGGCGGCGGGCGTGCTGATCGAAGGCCTGAGCATCCGCAACAGCGGCAACAGCCTGCTCAATGACGACGCGGCGATCAAAGTGACTGCGAGCGACACGCGGATCATCAACAATCGGCTGGCCGACATTCACCATGCGATCTACGTGCGTGACGGCGCGGCGCACACGCTGATCCGCGGCAACAGCATCCATGGACGCGAGGCGCTGGTGCCGGAGGATCGCGGCAACGCCATTCACCTCTGGAACGCGCCCGACGCGCTGGTCGAGCAGAATATCGTCGAGGGCGTACGCGATGGTATATACGTCGGCTTTGCCCCGCGCAGCAGCTTTCGCGCGAATGTGTTTCGGCGCGTACGCTACGGCATCCACTTCATGTACGCCGACGACAACCTGTTCGAAGACAACTCCTTTGAGCAGAGCGAGGCCGGCGCGGCGCTGATGTATTCGCGGCATATCACGCTGCGGCGCAACACGTTCGCGTTCAGCCGTAGCAGCCGCGCCTACGGCCTGCTGCTGCAAGAGTGCGACAATGTGCTGGCCGAAGATAACCTGCTGATCGGCAATAGCCGCGCGCTGTTCGTGAATGTAACCCGCGACAGCCAGTTCACTCACAATCTGTTTGCCGCTAATGACCTCGCCGTACAGATCTACGCCGCCGCGACCAACAACCGATTCAGCGGGAACGACTTTGTCGCGAATATGCGGCTGGTCGAACTCGATCAGGCCGGCAGCACCAACTGGGACGGCAATTACTGGGAAGAGTATCACGGGCTAGACATGGATAGCGACGGCTATGGCGACGGAGCATTTAGCACCGGCGACCCGCTCGGCACGCTGACGACCGATCACCCGCAGCTGAAGCTGTTTCGCTACAGCCCAGCGGTGCAGGCGCTAGAAGCCAGCGAGCGCGCGTTTCCGGTGATCGAGCTGCCAGCAATCACCGACGCGCACCCAGCCATGCGGCCGGTGGCGCAATCCAGCGGGCGGCTACCTGTGCTGCCCAGCCCGCCGCGCGGCGGCGGGCAGATCATACTCGTAGCGCTGGCCTGCATTCTGGCTGCACTTGGAGTTGCGTGGGTGGGCCGCACGGGGCCACGCGGTATGCGCGCGGCTGTCGAGCGACGCCAGAAACCTGCTCAACTGACCTCGTCGGCCGCCCACCGCACGATCGTATCGCCATATCACGTGGAGCCGGACAATGATTGA
- the ccmA gene encoding heme ABC exporter ATP-binding protein CcmA — protein MIEFDHVHKRYGATLAVDDLTLMVEAGETLALVGPNGAGKTTLIRMLLGLVRPSAGTARVGGHDVQRDGLAARQQIGYLPQRALLYANLTVAENLAFLAQIRAVAPTRVDETVALLRLGEIIDRPARELSGGMLQRLGLAQALLADPPVLVLDEPTVSLDPPSVVAFKALLHELRAAGKTVLLASHVLSDVQVLADRVAILDHGRLVALDSVAGLAERCALPERLRIELAQVAGSEAELARHAGAATAELCGPALHIAVPREHKLAVMRALLAEGVAMHDFHSEPPTLEEIFARLIDQPAQR, from the coding sequence ATGATTGAGTTCGATCATGTCCACAAGCGCTACGGCGCAACCCTGGCCGTCGACGATCTCACGCTGATGGTCGAGGCCGGTGAGACGCTCGCGCTGGTTGGGCCGAACGGCGCCGGCAAGACCACGCTCATCCGCATGCTGCTGGGGCTGGTGCGCCCGAGCGCCGGCACAGCGCGGGTTGGTGGCCACGATGTGCAGCGCGACGGACTCGCGGCGCGCCAGCAGATCGGCTACCTACCACAGCGCGCACTGCTCTACGCCAACCTGACTGTCGCCGAGAACCTGGCCTTTCTCGCGCAGATCCGCGCTGTTGCGCCCACGCGCGTAGACGAGACGGTTGCGCTGCTCCGGTTGGGCGAGATCATCGACCGGCCGGCGCGCGAGCTGTCGGGCGGCATGCTCCAGCGGCTCGGGCTGGCCCAGGCGCTGCTGGCCGACCCGCCCGTGCTGGTGCTCGACGAGCCGACCGTCAGCCTGGACCCGCCGAGTGTAGTGGCATTCAAGGCGCTGCTGCACGAGCTGCGCGCTGCCGGGAAAACGGTGCTACTGGCCTCGCACGTTCTGAGCGATGTACAGGTGCTGGCCGATCGCGTCGCTATTCTCGACCACGGCCGGCTGGTAGCGCTCGACAGCGTGGCCGGGCTGGCCGAGCGCTGCGCCCTACCAGAGCGGCTGCGGATCGAGCTGGCGCAGGTGGCTGGCAGCGAGGCCGAACTGGCGCGCCATGCCGGGGCCGCTACCGCCGAACTCTGCGGGCCAGCGCTGCACATTGCCGTGCCGCGCGAGCACAAGCTCGCGGTGATGCGGGCGCTGCTCGCCGAAGGCGTGGCCATGCACGACTTTCATAGCGAGCCGCCGACGCTCGAGGAAATCTTCGCGCGGTTGATCGACCAGCCGGCGCAACGCTAA
- a CDS encoding ABC transporter permease subunit — protein MRQIRPMLAIARRELMEAVRSRWLVLAGGLFGLLALALSVMGMRSVGVAGFGGFSRTAIGLLNLVLYLVPLMALLLAINSMAAEREEGPLEVLLAQPITRRTVVFGKFAGLAAAIGAALCGGFGVAGLAIGMLGGAADAGGYALLVLRAIGLGLAFLSLGLWIASAASSRLRALTWGLLLWFTTVLLYDLLIVGLTAVLGGTSLRAVLGLLLAANPVDLMRVATLIHLGGADSFGLSAQALIGFLRGPAGSAVLSVALLAWIILPLLGAARTFTRRDFRA, from the coding sequence ATGAGGCAGATTCGACCGATGCTGGCAATTGCCCGGCGTGAGTTGATGGAAGCAGTGCGCAGCCGTTGGCTCGTGCTGGCCGGAGGGCTATTCGGCCTGCTGGCGCTGGCACTCTCGGTTATGGGCATGCGCAGTGTTGGCGTGGCCGGATTCGGCGGTTTCAGCCGCACCGCGATCGGCTTGCTGAACCTGGTGCTGTACCTGGTACCGCTAATGGCGCTGCTGCTGGCGATCAACAGCATGGCCGCCGAGCGCGAAGAAGGCCCGCTCGAAGTGCTGCTGGCACAGCCGATCACGCGGCGCACAGTTGTGTTTGGCAAGTTCGCCGGCCTGGCTGCCGCGATCGGCGCGGCCCTGTGTGGCGGCTTCGGGGTGGCTGGCCTGGCGATTGGCATGCTTGGCGGCGCTGCCGATGCCGGCGGCTATGCGCTGCTCGTGCTGCGCGCGATCGGCCTGGGCCTGGCATTTCTCAGCCTGGGCCTGTGGATCGCCAGCGCCGCCTCTAGCCGGCTGCGGGCGCTGACCTGGGGTTTGCTGCTCTGGTTCACCACCGTGCTGCTGTACGACCTGCTGATTGTAGGCCTGACTGCGGTGTTAGGCGGCACTAGTCTACGCGCGGTGCTGGGGTTGCTGCTGGCGGCTAACCCGGTCGATCTCATGCGCGTAGCCACGCTGATCCATCTCGGCGGCGCGGACTCGTTCGGGCTGAGTGCTCAGGCCCTGATCGGCTTCCTGCGCGGGCCGGCCGGCTCGGCCGTGCTGAGCGTCGCGCTCCTCGCCTGGATCATCCTGCCGCTGCTGGGTGCAGCGCGCACGTTTACGCGGCGCGATTTTCGGGCATAA
- a CDS encoding cytochrome c: MRSQPTLRLALAALLLFMSVAVLAACGGAAGPSGQAAAPTAEPSGNPAKGEQVFNSSDCKACHTLTDQKLVGPGLKGVMDGKGQYGDKLPNGKPLNDKNTAEWIKVGGVGKIGQMPGHPDLSTEQLSDLVAYLRTIK; encoded by the coding sequence ATGCGCTCGCAACCTACACTCCGCCTTGCCCTTGCAGCCCTGCTGCTCTTCATGAGTGTCGCCGTACTCGCGGCCTGTGGCGGTGCAGCAGGGCCGTCTGGGCAAGCGGCCGCGCCCACGGCCGAACCCAGCGGCAACCCGGCTAAAGGCGAGCAAGTATTCAACTCCAGCGACTGTAAAGCCTGCCACACGCTCACCGATCAGAAGCTGGTTGGGCCAGGACTCAAAGGGGTGATGGACGGCAAAGGGCAGTATGGCGACAAGCTGCCGAACGGCAAGCCACTCAACGACAAGAACACCGCCGAGTGGATCAAGGTTGGCGGCGTCGGCAAGATTGGGCAGATGCCGGGCCACCCCGACCTGAGCACTGAGCAGCTATCCGACCTGGTCGCCTATCTACGGACGATCAAATGA
- a CDS encoding TlpA family protein disulfide reductase, producing MIALAHMLGRAHNRAAVAGTALVLAGLLFGCGAGTGPVHQGQAAPVLAITTRAGAPAALQPAAGQSLWLVFWASWCYPCRAEWPGLNQAQHDLADRGVRLVAISVNEPASALEQFLTEHAAAFEIARDPEGQAAARYGVVGFPTHVLIDGTGIVRAVVRGPLDGARARALLQLGTPGLAH from the coding sequence ATGATCGCGCTCGCGCATATGCTGGGCCGTGCGCACAACCGGGCGGCAGTTGCCGGCACAGCCCTGGTGTTGGCCGGGCTACTGTTCGGCTGCGGGGCCGGCACTGGCCCGGTACACCAGGGGCAGGCCGCGCCTGTGCTGGCGATCACAACCCGCGCAGGCGCACCGGCCGCGCTACAGCCGGCCGCCGGGCAGTCGCTCTGGCTGGTATTCTGGGCCAGCTGGTGCTACCCCTGCCGGGCCGAATGGCCCGGCCTCAACCAGGCCCAGCACGATCTGGCCGACCGTGGGGTGCGGCTCGTGGCGATCAGCGTTAACGAGCCGGCCAGCGCACTTGAGCAGTTTCTAACCGAGCACGCCGCAGCATTCGAGATCGCGCGCGATCCCGAGGGCCAGGCCGCCGCGCGCTACGGTGTGGTTGGCTTCCCAACCCACGTGCTGATCGACGGCACGGGAATTGTTCGCGCGGTTGTGCGCGGGCCACTCGATGGTGCGCGTGCGCGCGCGCTTCTGCAGCTCGGCACGCCAGGCCTGGCGCACTAG